A single region of the Planctomycetota bacterium genome encodes:
- a CDS encoding twin-arginine translocase TatA/TatE family subunit has protein sequence MFGLGPIELVVIGAIAVMLYGKRLPEVGKSVGQTIGDLRRQFSSLQREMDISSHLDPRGTPSRRSGRRSDDLLDLGDDRSAPRFDPPPAE, from the coding sequence ATGTTCGGGTTGGGTCCGATCGAGTTGGTCGTCATCGGCGCGATCGCCGTGATGCTCTACGGCAAGCGCCTCCCCGAGGTGGGCAAGTCGGTGGGGCAGACGATCGGCGACCTCCGCCGGCAGTTTTCCTCGCTCCAGCGTGAGATGGACATCTCCTCGCATCTCGATCCCCGCGGCACCCCGTCGCGCCGCTCGGGCCGCCGCAGCGACGATCTGCTCGACCTCGGCGACGACCGCTCGGCCCCGCGCTTCGATCCGCCGCCGGCTGAATGA
- a CDS encoding twin-arginine translocase TatA/TatE family subunit has translation MFGLGPTELIVVAVVVLLLFGSRLPKVMRSLGQGIVEFKRGVQGIEDDASAGRRID, from the coding sequence ATGTTCGGTTTGGGTCCGACGGAATTGATCGTGGTCGCGGTCGTCGTCCTGCTGCTGTTCGGCTCGCGGTTGCCGAAGGTGATGCGGTCCCTCGGCCAGGGGATCGTCGAATTCAAGCGCGGCGTGCAGGGCATCGAAGACGACGCCTCCGCTGGCCGGCGCATCGACTGA